A stretch of DNA from Panulirus ornatus isolate Po-2019 chromosome 14, ASM3632096v1, whole genome shotgun sequence:
CCCGTGGCATTTTTAGGCCTCTGAAATCCGTCATTCAAACAAAAGTTAGTATTTTGACTAGAGTCATGCACAGCTTTTGTCAATGTATAGTTAGATAAGGGAAGGTATTTCATATGAATGTAATTACATTTTATAATATCCGGCTTGTTAGAATCAGCTGATGAGGGTACGTTTGGCAACATGCTTATCACCATAGAATTGAATATTATTACATCCTCAAGCGGCTTTATTTTCTATCATGATTCTGTAATTAACATTACTCATAACTAGCTGGTTGAAGCGTATTATTAGCTCAGTATGAATGATACGAATTGTGGTTTCTGAAATATTGTAATTTAATGGAGTATGTTTCCAAACCAGAGTTTCCCAGCCCGAAATTGTTTCCAGACCAGTGTTTCCCAGCCCATTTCGGGTGATGGTCCCCTATATCTTTAATGAACTTGTGGGCCACCTTTGAGAGAAATTTTATCTAcatttgtatgtttttgtttatagGAAACAATAATGAAATTTAAATACTGTAAACCTTTCTAAAATGGCCCCCTAGATTTAGTGAAATGTCAGAGTCTTTGATTATCATGGTCAGTCATACTTAGATTAAaggggttgtatgatagtagagaagatTCAAGAGATGGGCTCCCGTACATTACAATGAAGTATTTTTATAATTGACCCATGGCATCCCCCATGGCCCACTCAGGAAACTCATCATGGTCCACCGTTTAGGAACCACTGTTCTAAACTCCAAGGAGACTTTTAAGTATGCCTGGGAACTCCATGTTAACTGAAACTCATACAGGAACACGTATGGACAAAATACAAATCCTGTCtggtttgaatatatatacagaatacaTTTTACAATATCTTCCAGTGTTCAGCAGGGTGACACAAAGTCTCCCCAATGCATTTCTTTCTTTGCAAAATCATTAATTATGCAATCTTGTTTCTTTCACATCAAGGCTGCATTCCAGTAAGGAGCAGGCAAATGATAGACGTCTTTGAAGTGAAAGATCCTTAGCAAGACTTTGCTCTTTTTTGTTCATGTATCAGCTTTTTTAAATGTTGCTTTTCACTTGCAGCATAATCACACATAGGCAACGTCTGGTAACAGCCATTATATTATATACATGCATAAATTTATGCACATATGTGCTGCTTTTAAGCTAATATTTTTATGAGATCTGATTATGAGGAAGTTACCCTACATGTATTGAAGGTTGCCTTTTTTATAAGTTAATTCATGTACAGCAATACAGAATATCTTTCGGTCTGTTAATGAGTATATAAATTGTGTAATGTTTGAATTTGATAGTCATAAAGCAAAATATGTTTTAGTATTTTATGAAATGAATGATTTAATGAAATACTAATACCATGATTCCACTGTCTCTACACAGGTCCCAATAAGGCACCTTAACTTACTGGAATACCAGAGTAAAGTATTACTTGAGAATCATGGAGTTACAATACAAAAGTTTCGCATCCTCGACTCCCATGAGGAAGCAGTTGAAGCTTCGAAGTCGCTCAGTAAGTTTTGCTCGGTGGTCATATTTACCATTATGGCCTTGACACTGATTATGTTTTAAGGTTAGTGATATTAATTTTGTTGTTGCCAGTCTTGTCACTCTGTAATCCACTTTGTATTGAATGAATCCTTTCATTGCTTAAGTTTCATCCTTCCTCAATGCACagtattttgaaaaaataagaaCTGATAAGTGCACCATCAAATAACTGAGAGTAGTTTTGGAGGCTGGATTCTTCAGTCAACTGACTAGTATCACTAACTGTAGTGCTAGAATTATTGAATTCATCAACTTAAAAGTGTGTAATTACTGTCATCACATCACCCAGATATGGAAGTTTCATATATGGAGACTTCCTCGTACAACTCTTGCCTTAACTTTCTGTATCATCTCTCTCATCTGTAACATTGGCCTCACTCAAGACTCAGTTCTTCATTAAATATTTCCACAGCTGAATATGATTTCCTCAGCTGTTTTCCATGTTGGGCCAGAGGGAAATACCACACTGAAGAGGTGGAGGGTCTAGAACTCAAAATGATTGCTAATTAGTTACTAAGTGACCGAAGTGGTATGTGAGTGGTTGAAGAGTGACACATGTTGTTCTCTGTTCCAAGGGAATTGAAATGATTCATAGGGCATTTGAAAATATGGTATGCATTAGTAAACCCCTGATTAGGGATGAAAGCAGTTTAACAGGGGACAAGAGCTGGAAGGGTGCTGATTATGGATTGAATGATTAGTTATTTATAACTGAAGATAACAGTTTTTATCAGGTAAAGTCTGTGTGTTGCAGTTTTCATAATTGCAGTAactgattttttttaaagttttaggtCAAGCATGGTGGTCACTGTGTAACGTGACTGATGAGGAAGATTTTTATCGTTTATATCATTTTGTTTCTCTTTAAAAAGTGAGTTGTGTTTTTACTGTCCATTTTTAGATGCTGCTGAGTATGTGGTGAAAGCTCAGATTTTAGCTGGTGGACGTGGAAAAGGACACTTTGATAATGGGTTTAAAGGAGGAGTTCATCTTACCAAAGAGTGAGTACGATACTTTTATGTGCAGTGTGTTCATCATTCTAATTTTGTGATGGATAGGAATTACTTAATGCATAGTAAAATATTTAGGAAATTTGACGCATGAAATTTGGAAATTTAATATTTTTGACTTAACAGTTGTAGCTATCATGATTTTCTTCTGAACGGATATAAAATGAAGCTTAAAGAATAAAACCAGGAAGGCATTTGTTATTTATCAAAAGAGTGAAATTCATAAAATTAAGCTTAAATTAATAAAACCAGGAAGGCATTTGTTATTTATCAAAAGAGTGAAATTCCTGATAGTTTATTGTTTCTTCAGAAAACTCATCATTGATAAAGTTACATCAGATGTTTGTAATATTGAAGTCAGGGATGTTAGGAAGTTtgtaggaaggaaatcaggtcatGCATGCTGAAATGCAGTATCagatatcaaagcaaaagtggaAGCATGTATAACTCAAGACATATTTGATGAAACATGCTTGAAATATTGAAAGTCAGTGACATGGAAGATGATCAAGTTGATTTTCTGAGAATCAGAAGTATGACATTGATGAGTGACAGTCATTAAGAAAGAAATTTTAACGAGCTAATAAATTGAAGCATTGTGTGAATTCCTCCTTAGTTATGGAATACATATCCTTCATGTGTATGCTATGTGATGCATTGTTGTGATCATATCGGCATATTTCTATCTTGTTCTCTGTAGCTGTAATGCAGTGGCCAGCTTGGTGGAGAAAATGGTGGGCCACAAACTGATAACAAAACAGACTCCAAAGGATGGTATTCTTGTCAACAAGGTCATGGTTGCTGAATCTGTTGACATTCTTCGAGAAACATACTTTTGTATTCTTATGGATAGGTAAGCTATTAACTATAAACCCAGTGAGATATTCATGCATGCATGATGCTGAAAGCTGAACTAGTGACAGTGCTAACTGGAGAGGATTTTATGGGATTGTAAGATTATGGGATAGAGGAACATCAGTGCTTCACTATAACAAAGCTTTGAGTTACAACACTTTGAGGTGTGACTTTTGGACATGAGAGACTTTAGAATTAGTCTATGCCATATTCACTTATGACCCTGTGCTTGAACTTGCATCATTTGAAACAATTGTAGGTTTTAATTTATGCATTTTCAATATCTTAAAGAATAATATGATATAATGCTAAAGTTTATCTCCACATTTGTGTCCTACCAACTGGGAAGATAAGATACATTTGTTTGTGTTCTCTACTATCCCATTATTGGCTACATCTGCATTGAGTATAGGCACCTCAACAAGTCTGGATATCTTCTATATGAAACGGAAGCTGGACCAGATGattcagtggatgatgaagatgagtctTTCTCCCTCCCAGTAACCCTCAGTTTCATCCCCTTTCCAATTCACCACCTTAAGCTCTCATCCCCATGTTTATTAGATATTGTCTGCATTACCTGTGATATGGCAACAAATGTTAAAGCAGATACTTCAGAGGGTGACCCTTTCTATTCCTTCCAAGTAGAGAGGGGAAGAGTTTCATTTGTAGTTTTTAAATGCAAGAATGCAAGCCCAGTTAcctgatgatggggagggagaatgTCTTCCAAGAATATAAAAGAACATCTTGCAATGCTAAGTTAGTAAAATTACATTGCCATTGAAGCAGATGGATTATTAAGAAAAGAGATTTCATTGCAATTGGTTATAAAGATATAGGAGTTGGAGCATGACTTTGAATGATGATGTTAGTGTTTTCAAAATCCTGTAGTTGAAAGGAAAGACTTTCAACAAGCCATCCTTGTGCACACCCTTCAAGTTCTTATTAGTGGAATCAAAGCTGTTCTTTAGTCAGTCATGCCTCATGCTGACCTACAGGCCAAGTCAGGGATCATGAAATTGGTAGGGGAAACTTTTGGTGAGCTTTTTATTAACATGTAAGCAacatgtggcttttttttttagagaactGGAAAATGTAGTCCAGCAAGCCCTCGATAGTATATTATACTTTGAGACAGTCTTTAGAGTGCTTGGCATCTTGGTAAACTTTGAAATGTATTTTGATCCCTCCCACCATGAAGAGAACACAATGGGCCGGTATTGATTGCAAGTCCAGATGGAGGTATGGATATAGAGGAAGTGGCTGAGAAGACTCCTGAACGCTTGATGACACTGCCCATTGATATCTATGAAGGAATTACAGATGAGATGGCTCTTGGGGTTGCAGACTTCCTTAAATTTCAAGGGAAACTGAGACAAAAAGTGAGTTGCATGATATTTATTGGAATTGATTAATGCAAAGAATGCTGGAAGTTAAGTCAGTAAAACTTGGTGAAAAGTAATTAGGAAGATGAATTTTAAAGTAAAAACATTGATATGTAAAGAACTTatcattgtacatatatatagatatatatatatatttcaaatatgcCTTTGCCTAGTAACACTGAAGAGCACAGTCATTGATACAAAATTTTCATCATCTGATTAGAATTTTTATTTAGCAGTAAAAAACAAGCGGATAGTTAAGAAACAGTTGTCAGGTAAGAATCTTGCTTGATACTCCTTGTTCTCTGACATAATTTTATGTGCAGTATTTTGATTTAGCATTCTGATTATTTATTCAGTCTCCATTTACCTTTAATGTATTTTATATCCATGCACAGAGCAGCATCTGTATTTTTTCCCATATTGTATACATTTCATTAGTTCATTTAAGTTGAGATGAGCTTTTTTACCTTGCCATTTCCTTTAATAGAAACAGAGATATATacctttattttaatttttttatattagAATTTGAGTAACAGAAAATTGAACCCATTTGACAGTGTGCCAAGGAGGTGAAGAGCATTTGGAACATG
This window harbors:
- the ScsbetaG gene encoding succinate--CoA ligase [GDP-forming] subunit beta, mitochondrial, producing the protein MAGSLTRCVSRGIFRPLKSVIQTKVPIRHLNLLEYQSKVLLENHGVTIQKFRILDSHEEAVEASKSLNAAEYVVKAQILAGGRGKGHFDNGFKGGVHLTKDCNAVASLVEKMVGHKLITKQTPKDGILVNKVMVAESVDILRETYFCILMDREHNGPVLIASPDGGMDIEEVAEKTPERLMTLPIDIYEGITDEMALGVADFLKFQGKLRQKCAKEVKSIWNMFLGVDATQIEINPLIETHQGQVVAVDAKIQFDDNAEFRQKEIFAEEDFSESDPREVDAASQNLSYISMDGNIGCLVNGAGLAMATMDIIKLHGGSPANFLDLGGAVEEHQVEHALRILTSDNSVKALFVNIFGGIVNTATIATGIVKVLQKRPISIPLVVRLEGTNVQEAKRILAESGCSIEAVSDFDAAAKKAVAAIN